One Clostridium sp. CM027 genomic window carries:
- a CDS encoding PadR family transcriptional regulator has product MDDIVNKESEIDIRVQEKRLYVEYKKKLLQLRKVQKEKEAVGQVFTKGLLPLYVLYILSLGETNGNDISHKIGDRTNGLWIPSTGGIYPLLKKIEKEKLIIGEWSNSKKAQKIYKITVEGRRQLENKKYLLQDKIEEALEVFKIIYSDLYN; this is encoded by the coding sequence ATGGATGATATAGTGAATAAAGAAAGTGAGATAGACATTAGGGTGCAGGAAAAGAGGTTGTATGTTGAATACAAGAAAAAACTTTTACAGCTTCGAAAAGTTCAAAAGGAAAAAGAAGCTGTAGGTCAAGTATTCACAAAAGGGTTACTACCTTTGTACGTGCTATACATTCTAAGTTTAGGCGAAACTAATGGAAACGATATATCTCATAAAATTGGTGATAGAACAAATGGTCTTTGGATTCCTAGTACAGGCGGAATATATCCTCTTTTAAAAAAAATAGAAAAAGAAAAATTGATTATTGGGGAATGGAGTAATTCCAAGAAAGCACAGAAAATTTATAAAATCACGGTGGAAGGTAGAAGGCAGCTAGAAAATAAAAAATACCTACTACAAGATAAAATAGAAGAGGCTTTAGAAGTATTTAAAATTATTTATAGTGATTTATACAATTAA
- a CDS encoding ABC transporter permease subunit: MSKLFNLIKHELYKIFYKKSVLISLAVFVTILILSTILTGGGNKAIEAKNLVKEYYKTGGNVTKLSQITQKEKEGLSIYTNIFNLEEYKTNNAENVAELQDKLNGMKASGITGYEYKSKVMELNMYKKVNKDAKPYYLGLWGDINLIGTSSIIVGLLLLLCLGLSGVFSEEYSSGMDALILSSKYGKKTIITAKLIASCIYSSSIALIFGIIPILSSVLCYGNIEGFDRPMQALGMYSFSPYQLNISQVYLLQFLMMFIGILAFGLLILMFSSRIRNLLVTFFVSFAAIIMPLYLAGNMGIEHSILGLINSYCFFISPSDSLQMVNTYNIFGTPVINIVACGIALIIFSMISIYITKHSFRKHEVVN; encoded by the coding sequence ATGAGCAAGCTATTTAATTTAATAAAGCATGAGCTTTATAAAATTTTTTATAAGAAAAGTGTTTTAATTTCCTTGGCAGTGTTTGTAACAATTCTAATATTAAGTACAATATTGACAGGTGGTGGGAATAAAGCGATAGAGGCTAAAAATCTAGTCAAAGAATATTATAAAACTGGTGGTAATGTAACAAAACTTAGTCAAATTACGCAAAAAGAAAAAGAGGGATTATCAATCTATACAAATATCTTTAACTTAGAGGAATATAAAACAAATAATGCTGAAAATGTTGCTGAATTGCAAGATAAGTTAAATGGAATGAAGGCCAGTGGCATCACTGGATATGAGTACAAATCAAAGGTTATGGAACTTAATATGTATAAAAAAGTAAATAAAGATGCAAAGCCTTATTACTTAGGTCTTTGGGGGGATATTAATCTTATAGGTACAAGTAGCATTATTGTTGGGTTATTACTACTTTTATGTTTGGGGCTTTCAGGAGTATTTTCAGAAGAATATTCGAGTGGTATGGATGCACTTATATTAAGCAGCAAGTATGGTAAAAAAACTATAATTACTGCAAAACTCATTGCTTCATGTATCTATTCTTCTTCTATTGCTTTAATATTTGGAATTATACCGATTCTATCATCTGTTTTATGCTATGGAAATATAGAAGGTTTTGATAGACCGATGCAAGCTTTGGGAATGTATTCTTTTAGCCCATATCAGCTAAATATATCTCAGGTATATTTATTGCAGTTCTTGATGATGTTTATAGGGATATTAGCCTTTGGGTTATTGATTTTAATGTTTTCCTCACGTATAAGGAATCTACTGGTAACGTTCTTCGTTAGTTTTGCAGCAATTATAATGCCTTTATATCTTGCTGGAAATATGGGGATTGAGCATTCTATACTTGGACTTATAAATTCATATTGCTTTTTTATAAGTCCTTCTGATTCATTACAAATGGTTAATACCTATAATATATTTGGGACACCTGTGATAAATATAGTCGCTTGTGGTATCGCTTTAATAATATTTTCTATGATTTCTATATATATTACAAAGCACTCTTTTAGAAAACATGAAGTTGTTAATTAA
- a CDS encoding PTS transporter subunit IIC, which produces MEKFKIVVKKGLKRYFLDALSAMALGLFASLIIGLILSQLSKIPALAFLEEFAEIISVKSPVVGAAIGVAIAWGLKVTPLTMFSCAATGAFGYMYMGGGPVGSFIAAVIGAELGNFVSGKTKIDIVIVPIVTIVTGSISGKFVGPYISVLMTNIGAVINSATTLMPIPMGIAVSTLMGLALTAPISSAAIAISLKMSGLAAGAATVGCSAQMIGFAVSSYRENKISGLVSQGLGTSMLQVPNIIRRPQVWIPPTLAGAILGPLATTVLSMKNNSLGAGMGTSGLVGQFGTLAAMQGSQPTSVIVLKILLLHFIAPAVLTLLFSEIMRKKGWISQGDLKLKL; this is translated from the coding sequence ATGGAAAAATTCAAAATCGTTGTAAAAAAAGGCCTTAAACGATATTTTTTAGATGCCTTGAGTGCAATGGCATTAGGTCTATTTGCTTCATTAATTATTGGACTAATACTAAGTCAATTATCAAAAATACCTGCACTAGCTTTCCTTGAAGAGTTTGCAGAAATCATTTCAGTTAAATCCCCTGTAGTTGGCGCAGCTATTGGTGTGGCTATAGCTTGGGGCTTAAAAGTTACCCCACTTACTATGTTCTCCTGCGCTGCTACTGGTGCTTTTGGATATATGTATATGGGTGGTGGCCCAGTAGGATCTTTCATTGCTGCAGTAATAGGTGCAGAACTTGGCAACTTTGTGTCTGGAAAAACTAAGATTGATATTGTTATAGTTCCCATTGTTACTATTGTTACTGGAAGTATATCCGGTAAGTTTGTTGGCCCTTATATCTCAGTTCTTATGACGAATATTGGTGCAGTCATAAATTCTGCTACAACTCTTATGCCTATTCCAATGGGTATTGCTGTATCTACTTTAATGGGTTTAGCGCTTACTGCTCCAATTAGTAGTGCTGCCATAGCAATTTCACTAAAAATGTCTGGCCTTGCAGCCGGTGCCGCCACTGTTGGTTGCAGTGCTCAAATGATAGGTTTTGCTGTTTCTAGTTATAGAGAAAATAAGATAAGTGGTTTAGTATCTCAAGGACTAGGTACCTCTATGCTACAAGTACCTAACATAATAAGACGTCCCCAGGTTTGGATACCTCCAACACTTGCCGGTGCAATACTCGGCCCTCTTGCTACTACGGTTTTATCCATGAAAAACAACTCTCTAGGTGCAGGTATGGGTACTAGCGGTCTTGTAGGTCAGTTTGGAACCCTTGCCGCTATGCAGGGGAGCCAACCTACTTCGGTGATAGTTTTAAAAATATTACTTCTACACTTTATAGCCCCTGCTGTTTTAACCCTACTCTTCTCAGAGATTATGAGGAAGAAAGGGTGGATTAGTCAAGGAGACTTAAAGCTTAAGCTTTGA
- a CDS encoding ABC transporter ATP-binding protein, with the protein MKLVLENISKQYKDKYAVKNLKVKLTPGVYGLLGPNGSGKTTLMRIMTDILNPTGGRVILNGEDIKVMGDRYRDILGYLPQNFGIYKDFTAHRFLMYISALKGLDTRSAQRKVDELLELVNLKAVSKKKLGTFSGGMKQRIGIAQALLNDPKILILDEPTTGLDPKERIRFRNLISDMSKDKIIIFSTHIVSDIEYISKEVLLLKNGELIEKDSIDNILKNMENKVWSAIVEENMLNELNKDFKVGNIMRKEKGIEVRIISDEKPLPKAKVEVPRLEDLYMYYFEEEQTDEQAI; encoded by the coding sequence TTGAAATTAGTGCTTGAAAACATATCAAAACAGTACAAAGACAAATATGCGGTTAAAAATCTAAAGGTTAAACTAACCCCAGGAGTGTATGGACTTCTTGGTCCTAATGGTTCGGGGAAGACAACACTTATGAGAATAATGACGGATATTTTAAATCCAACAGGAGGAAGAGTTATTCTTAATGGTGAGGATATTAAGGTAATGGGAGATAGGTATCGGGATATTCTGGGATATTTACCGCAAAATTTTGGTATATATAAAGATTTTACTGCCCATAGGTTTCTTATGTACATTTCAGCCTTGAAGGGACTTGATACACGTTCTGCCCAAAGAAAGGTTGACGAACTGCTTGAACTTGTTAATTTGAAGGCAGTTAGTAAAAAAAAGCTGGGAACATTTTCAGGTGGAATGAAACAAAGAATAGGAATAGCACAGGCATTACTAAATGATCCTAAAATTCTTATATTGGATGAACCTACCACAGGACTTGATCCAAAGGAGCGGATAAGATTCAGAAATTTGATATCAGATATGTCAAAGGATAAAATAATAATATTTTCTACTCACATTGTTTCGGATATAGAATATATTTCAAAGGAAGTACTTCTGCTTAAAAATGGAGAGCTTATTGAAAAAGATTCTATCGATAATATTCTAAAGAATATGGAAAACAAAGTATGGAGCGCTATAGTTGAGGAAAATATGCTAAATGAGCTTAATAAGGATTTTAAAGTAGGCAATATAATGAGAAAAGAAAAAGGCATTGAAGTAAGAATAATAAGCGATGAAAAACCTTTACCTAAAGCGAAAGTTGAAGTTCCAAGACTAGAGGATTTATACATGTATTATTTTGAGGAGGAACAAACTGATGAGCAAGCTATTTAA
- a CDS encoding RNA polymerase sigma factor yields MSTDEELIKEIQSGNQYAMEILVKNNYKLLFSFIYRHIGDYHTSYDITQEVLIKLVKSIKSYKDEGKFKNWLLRIAANTCNDYFRSSGAIKNKSNIELNTNIIDKNSNVYEIMSRKIERQKIKNAITTLPQFQRNAIILKYYHDLKIKDIAYITQSNESTVKSRLKQGIGKLKQVFERSEKNEKSAKESYR; encoded by the coding sequence ATGTCGACTGATGAAGAATTAATTAAGGAAATACAAAGCGGAAATCAATATGCAATGGAAATTTTGGTTAAAAACAATTATAAATTATTGTTTTCATTTATATATAGACATATTGGAGACTATCATACATCTTACGATATTACACAAGAAGTTTTAATAAAGCTTGTTAAATCAATTAAATCTTATAAAGATGAAGGAAAGTTTAAAAATTGGTTGCTACGGATTGCAGCAAATACATGCAATGATTATTTTAGAAGTAGCGGCGCTATAAAAAATAAAAGTAACATAGAGCTTAATACAAATATAATTGATAAAAATAGCAATGTTTATGAAATAATGAGTAGGAAAATTGAGAGGCAGAAGATAAAAAATGCAATTACGACACTTCCCCAATTTCAAAGAAATGCTATAATTTTAAAATATTATCATGATTTAAAGATTAAGGATATTGCATATATAACACAAAGTAATGAATCAACAGTAAAGTCGAGACTAAAGCAAGGCATAGGAAAACTTAAACAAGTATTTGAAAGGAGTGAAAAAAATGAAAAAAGTGCCAAAGAATCTTATCGCTAA